One window of the Anopheles cruzii chromosome 2, idAnoCruzAS_RS32_06, whole genome shotgun sequence genome contains the following:
- the LOC128277665 gene encoding uncharacterized protein LOC128277665 encodes MGNVLCKQPNQSSSPGTTTTGNTSFTSNLSSIICPNGIGIGKGKAHPMRKTYFTRSAVDASKKTSAGHTTSTGWQSVGLHVPDGPAGLPVTEQPPVAPPRKKRGSTLDGRYRSDESLKVKNGFQDVFGRESRRHSCDVTPGGRPASVPPPRPEAPALPARQTSCFEIDASNDAFSDFSKVPTTAELEKPTSSQIPRVGNRKSDRFFGEQLADSLSPESDALATAVTAGSNAGQKKKSIPKSDDVDKIEAFVERETSVPKVVVVEANHKSEKQKMANNVTTSQPAKDTATTDGVSTANGKPKPRDEVMNRQIGSRAQFLMAMLTDYNDSVRYEGMKPIEEPLIVPKRRKSRHICDDHDHLHQKLHEHEREEPKANVILTEASIEVAPRKPSRDFTKYKPLDDKDEAATANRSPGDSDGSESTAIVRPARTKQKSKERESLPTPPAPPKFQKSHSESKFDRQPSKDSTGTPATGPVEDGPKAHSPRTLKRIISMPVTENLSKETPPRPDTPQRPTLSKSSSSGSFSTVDLQRSRICVERFTPEDYVHHAGMDELVQPKSKLMTRKISWKSLETPGVPNRTPTPTLEPPAANNASFTIGGTEVVTSTSGLQPPEVPIRRRSDTSTVGESSPATDTKNSVEPEDSTLRKFCLGSFIESSNVLQHHDVVNVLDRVYSASDNKENIIEQFQAFLEEHLNAELNDPHPVNPNVAKLKEKLSNASSSSVVSSGTSDKLENVQIELVGSSASSSNKSSDVDDCFDPEFEKIEKSELTDKPPKVDAIPPHVRSDRRRDSIEYMNEWFGAESDGGSTVQLEATEEEVEPTTEKHTTEGGTRKRLESIEDVGSWFSRHNVLRPSFGQEFEEPDRRLRRGSDGFLGYDLQRQYPFGKGRERSDSLSAEMFEDITKLHERLAATNDGTHSLERKPLRVIPAHERKTLVKVLNTPHRGNSHNNSAHGSAEKLTNNNEIKSLPAVSGKPGEAVTMMHEELKPLLECDASKATADNATNERTNLSQSPLNSVPTEEGVTGQQHPNEHSTLLKFLSKERLVE; translated from the exons ATGGGAAACGTACTGTGTAAGCAACCGAATCAGAGCTCATCGccaggcaccaccaccaccggaaacacCAGCTTCACCAGCAACCTGAGCAGCATCATCTGTCCGAACGGTATCGGAATTGGCAAGGGCAAAGCCCATCCGATGCGCAAAACGTACTTCACACGCAGCGC GGTCGATGCGTCCAAGAAAACCTCCGCAGGCCACACGACATCCACCGGGTGGCAGAGCGTCGGACTGCACGTTCCCGACGGGCCAGCGGGGCTTCCGGTCACCGAGCAGCCTCCGGTAGCACCGCCACGCAAGAAACGGGGCTCTACGCTCGACGGTCGGTACCGGTCCGATGAGTCACTGAAGGTGAAGAACGGATTCCAGGATGTGTTTGGGCGCGAAAGTCGTCGGCATTCGTGCGATGTTACACCcggcggtcggccggccagtgtACCGCCGCCACGGCCCGAAGCTCCGGCCCTTCCCGCCCGCCAAACGTCCTGCTTCGAGATCGACGCCAGCAACGATGCGTTCAGTGACTTCTCGAAGGTGCCGACTACGGCCGAGTTGGAAAAGCCGACCTCATCGCAGATACCGCGCGTTGGCAACCGGAAATCTGACCGGTTCTTCGGCGAGCAACTGGCCGACTCGCTGTCCCCGGAGAGTGACGCACTGGCCACCGCAGTCACCGCCGGGTCGAACGCGggacagaagaaaaaatcgattCCCAAATCGGACGACGTGGATAAGATTGAGGCGTTTGTTGAAAGGGAAACGAGCGTCCCGaaagtggtggtggttgagGCAAACCACAAAAGCGAGAAGCAAAAGATGGCCAACAACGTCACCACAAGCCAGCCCGCGAAAGATACTGCGACAACGGACGGGGTCTCGACAGCCAATGGTAAACCCAAGCCTCGGGACGAGGTGATGAATCGGCAGATCGGCAGCAGGGCCCAGTTTCTGATGGCCATGCTGACCGACTACAACGACAGTGTCCGGTACGAGGGCATGAAACCGATCGAGGAACCACTGATCGTACCGAAACGACGCAAATCGCGCCACATCTgcgacgatcacgatcacctCCACCAGAAGCTGCACGAGCACGAGCGAGAGGAACCGAAAGCGAACGTGATTCTGACGGAAGCTTCGATTGAAGTGGCCCCGCGAAAACCAAGCCGTGATTTCACCAAATATAAACCGCTGGACGATAAGGAcgaggcggcgacggccaacCGGTCACCCGGCGACTCGGACGGCAGTGAGTCGACGGCGATCGTGAGGCCCGCCAGGACGAAGCAAAAGTCCAAGGAACGGGAGAGCCTGCCAACACCGCCGGCTCCGCCCAAGTTCCAGAAGAGTCACTCCGAGTCCAAGTTCGACCGGCAGCCGTCCAAAGACTCGACGGGaacaccggcgaccgggcCGGTCGAGGACGGTCCGAAGGCACACTCGCCGCGCACTCTGAAGCGGATCATATCGATGCCGGTCACGGAGAACCTGAGCAAGGAAACGCCACCCCGTCCGGACACTCCGCAACGGCCAACGCTCTCCAAGAGCTCCAGCTCCGGATCGTTCTCGACCGTTGACCTGCAGCGTTCGCGGATCTGCGTGGAGCGCTTCACGCCGGAAGATTACGTACACCACGCTGGTATGGACGAGCTGGTGCAACCGAAATCGAAGCTAATGACACGCAAAATATCGTGGAAATCGCTGGAAACACCCGGTGTCCCCAACCGGACACCGACGCCAACGCTCgagccgccagccgccaacAATGCCAGCTTTACGATCGGTGGCACAGAGGTGGTCACCTCGACCAGTGGCCTCCAGCCACCGGAGGTGCCGATTCGCAGACGTTCGGACACTTCGACCGTCGGCGAGTcgtcgccggccaccgataCGAAGAACAGTGTTGAGCCGGAAGATTCGACACTCCGCAAGTTTTGCCTCGGATCGTTCATCGAATCCAGTAATGTGCTGCAGCATCACGATGTGGTTAACGTTTTGGACCGGGTTTACAGTGCGTCGGACAATAAGGAAAACATCATCGAACAGTTTCAAGCGTTCCTCGAAGAGCACCTAAACGCGGAACTGAACGATCCGCATCCCGTGAATCCGAACGTGGcgaagctgaaggagaaaCTGTCCAACGCGAGCTCCAGCAGCGTCGTCAGCAGTGGCACCTCGGACAAGCTAGAAAACGTGCAGATCGAACTGGTCGGGTCAAGTGCATCATCGTCCAACAAGTCGTCCGATGTGGACGACTGTTTCGATCCTGAGTTTGAAAAGATCGAAAAGTCAGAACTGACCGATAAGCCACCGAAGGTTGACGCCATCCCGCCGCACGTCCGCAGCGATCGGCGTCGCGATAGTATCGAGTACATGAACGAATGGTTCGGGGCCGAATCCGACGGCGGGTCAACCGTGCAGTTGGAAGCGACCGAAGAGGAGGTTGAGCCCACCACCGAGAAGCATACCACTGAGGGAGGCACTCGGAAACGGTTAGAAAGCATCGAGGACGTTGGCAGCTGGTTCTCGCGGCACAACGTTCTGCGGCCATCGTTCGGACAGGAGTTTGAGGAACCGGACCGGCGATTGCGCCGCGGATCCGATGGGTTTCTCGGGTACGATCTGCAGCGCCAGTATCCGTTCGGTAAGGGGCGCGAACGGTCCGACTCGCTGTCGGCGGAGATGTTCGAGGACATCACGAAACTACACGAACGACTTGCGGCCACCAACGACGGGACGCACTCGCTGGAACGGAAACCGTTGCGCGTGATTCCGGCGCACGAGCGGAAAACGCTGGTGAAAGTACTGAACACGCCACACCGGGGCAACAGTCACAACAACTCGGCACACGGCAGTGCCGAGAAGCTTACCAATAACAACGAAATCAAATCGCTGCCAGCGGTGAGCGGTAAACCGGGCGAAGCGGTTACGATGATGCACGAGGAACTTAAGCCCCTCCTAGAGTGCGACGCTTCGAAGGCTACCGCGGACAAtgcaacgaacgaacggactAATCTTAGCCAGTCGCCACTCAACTCGGTCCCGACCGAGGAAGGGGTCACCGGACAGCAGCATCCAAACGAACATTCCACACTGTTAAAGTTCCTTTCGAAGGAACGGCTGGTCGAATGA